In the Hordeum vulgare subsp. vulgare chromosome 7H, MorexV3_pseudomolecules_assembly, whole genome shotgun sequence genome, one interval contains:
- the LOC123407392 gene encoding uncharacterized protein LOC123407392, which yields MTFPMATSTASTAAAASLRLLPAPATPSSRTIRFPPIRRRAPHALLSVSALSKLSEASPVPISQEPTQTLPDEDAPPPRPGVYGVFDPAGDLQFLGISRNVRASIEGHRRKVHADLCASVKRKRASNGPVIAAPEKEALAAGCRKELAGLLEYFKEVSGHKMQIDGGGNLSTNAMIGCLLEESNLGLSKLVDETFEKLKGTEGVSVASVRSSVLLIGQRMMYGQSSPDADVLEDESDLSLWCWEKQYAYVDSLKLACNGKEVWVFDIDETTLSNLPYYAKHGFGDDCVFLEGLSGAKNLELIADYVMAGPSYILTRVKLSL from the exons ATGACTTTCCCCATGGCCACCTCCACCGCCTCCACGGCTGCCGCCGCTTCCCTCCGTCTCCTCCCCGCGCCGGCCACCCCATCCTCCCGCACTATCCGCTTCCCGCCCATACGCCGCCGCGCGCCCCACGCCCTCTTGTCCGTCTCCGCCCTCAGCAAGCTCTCCGAGGCGTCCCCCGTCCCCATCTCGCAGGAGCCCACCCAGACTTTGCCCGACGAGGACGCGCCGCCCCCTAGGCCCGGGGTCTACGGCGTCTTCGATCCCGCCGGGGACCTGCAGTTTCTCGGGATCTCGCGCAACGTCAGGGCCAGCATCGAGGGGCACCGCAGAAAGGTGCACGCTGACCTCTGTGCCTCCGTCAAG CGGAAGAGGGCTTCCAATGGCCCTGTGATTGCCGCTCCGGAGAAGGAGGCCCTTGCTGCCGGCTGCCGCAAGGAGCTCGCGGGCTTGTTGGAGTATTTCAAGGAGGTTTCTGGCCACAAGATGCAGATCGATGGTGGTGGAAACCTGTCAACCAATGCCATGATTGGGTGCTTGCTGGAGGAGAGCAATCTTGGGCTATCCAAGTTGGTGGATGAGACATTTGAGAAGCTCAAGGGAACAGAGGGTGTCTCTGTCGCTTCGGTCCGCAGCTCAGTCCTGCTCATTGGACAGAGGATGATGTACGGACAATCTAGCCCCGATGCTGATGTGTTGGAAGATGAATCGGATCTTTCTCTTTGGTGTTGGGAG AAGCAATATGCCTACGTCGACTCCCTCAAGCTCGCCTGCAACGGCAAGGAGGTCTGGGTCTTCGACATCGACGAGACCACCCTCTCCAACCTCCCCTACTACGCCAAGCACGGCTTCGG AGATGATTGTGTGTTTCTTGAAGGTCTGTCGGGCGCCAAGAATTTGGAGTTGATAGCTGACTACGTTATG GCAGGGCCTTCTTATATTCTGACAAGAGTCAAGCTATCACTGTGA